The following are encoded together in the Bacillus cereus group sp. RP43 genome:
- the nuoD gene encoding NADH-quinone oxidoreductase subunit NuoD produces MIRTEEMLLNVGPQHPSTHGVFRLVIKIDGEIIKEATPVIGYLHRGTEKIAESLQYTQIIPYTDRMDYLSAMTNNYVICHAVETMMDLEIPERAEYLRVLAMELGRVASHLVWWGTNLLDIGAVSPFLYAFREREMIINLLNELCGARLTFNYMRVGGVKWDAPDGWIEKVKEFVPYMREQLAGYHDLVSGNEIFLNRVKGVGVYSAEEAISYSLSGANLRCTGVHFDLRKDEPYSIYDRFDFDIPVGIAGDAWDRYVCRMKEIEESLKIIEQAAEQFPKDGAVLAKVPKIIKAPKGEAFVRIESPRGEIGCYIASDGKKEPYRLKFRRPSFYNLQILPKLLKGENIANLITILGGVDIVLGEVDG; encoded by the coding sequence GTGATCCGTACGGAAGAGATGCTCTTAAATGTAGGACCGCAGCACCCAAGTACACATGGTGTGTTTCGGCTTGTAATTAAGATTGACGGGGAAATTATTAAAGAGGCTACACCAGTTATCGGGTATTTGCATCGCGGAACAGAAAAGATTGCTGAGAGCCTGCAATATACGCAAATTATCCCGTATACAGATCGAATGGACTATTTATCAGCGATGACGAATAATTACGTCATTTGCCATGCTGTAGAGACGATGATGGATCTTGAGATTCCAGAGCGTGCTGAATACTTACGGGTGCTTGCGATGGAGCTCGGGAGGGTTGCGAGCCATCTTGTTTGGTGGGGAACGAACCTTCTTGATATAGGAGCGGTTAGTCCATTTCTATATGCGTTTCGTGAACGAGAAATGATTATAAATTTATTAAATGAATTGTGCGGTGCAAGGCTTACTTTCAACTATATGAGAGTCGGCGGTGTGAAGTGGGATGCGCCGGATGGTTGGATTGAAAAGGTAAAAGAGTTTGTTCCATATATGAGAGAGCAATTGGCAGGTTACCACGACCTTGTTAGCGGAAATGAAATTTTCTTGAATCGTGTGAAAGGCGTTGGCGTATATAGCGCGGAAGAGGCGATTTCGTATTCTTTAAGCGGCGCAAATTTGCGGTGCACGGGAGTCCACTTTGACCTTCGCAAAGATGAGCCGTATTCTATTTATGATCGTTTTGACTTTGATATTCCTGTAGGGATCGCGGGAGATGCTTGGGACCGCTACGTTTGCCGGATGAAGGAAATTGAGGAGTCATTAAAAATTATTGAGCAAGCAGCCGAGCAGTTCCCAAAAGATGGAGCTGTGCTTGCGAAAGTGCCGAAAATTATTAAAGCACCTAAAGGAGAAGCGTTCGTCCGTATAGAGTCACCACGGGGAGAGATTGGCTGTTATATTGCTAGTGATGGAAAGAAAGAGCCGTACCGTTTGAAATTTCGCAGACCGTCTTTTTATAATTTGCAAATCTTACCGAAGTTATTGAAAGGTGAAAACATCGCCAATTTAATTACGATTTTAGGTGGGGTTGATATTGTACTTGGGGAGGTTGACGGCTAA
- the nuoB gene encoding NADH-quinone oxidoreductase subunit NuoB, translating into MVINFEELHPQERAELERNIFFSTLEQLKGWARSNSLWPMTFGLACCAIEMMGVGSSHYDLDRFGSFFRTSPRQSDVMIVSGTVTKKMAPIVRRLYDQMPEPKWVIAMGSCATAGGPYVNSYAVVKGVDQIVPVDVYIPGCPPNPAALIYGINKLKEKIRYEARTGKQVTNK; encoded by the coding sequence ATGGTTATAAATTTTGAGGAATTACACCCACAGGAGCGAGCGGAATTAGAAAGAAATATCTTTTTTTCTACATTGGAACAGTTGAAGGGATGGGCGCGGAGCAATTCTTTATGGCCGATGACATTTGGACTGGCATGCTGTGCGATTGAAATGATGGGAGTAGGTTCATCACATTACGATTTAGATCGATTTGGGTCATTTTTTCGGACTTCACCAAGACAATCGGATGTCATGATTGTGTCAGGAACGGTAACGAAGAAAATGGCGCCTATTGTTCGGCGCTTATATGATCAAATGCCTGAACCAAAGTGGGTAATTGCGATGGGCTCTTGTGCAACAGCCGGTGGTCCGTATGTGAATTCGTATGCTGTTGTGAAAGGTGTAGATCAAATTGTACCAGTTGATGTGTATATTCCTGGATGCCCTCCGAATCCTGCTGCTTTAATTTATGGAATTAATAAATTAAAAGAAAAAATTCGTTACGAGGCGAGGACCGGGAAGCAGGTGACGAATAAATGA
- the nuoK gene encoding NADH-quinone oxidoreductase subunit NuoK, whose translation MSSVPASAYLTLAIILFCIGLFGALTKRNTVIVLVCIELMLNAANLNLVAFSKLGLFPNLTGQIFSLFTMSVAAAEAAVGLAILIALYRNRPTVHVDEMDTLKG comes from the coding sequence ATGAGTAGCGTTCCGGCTTCTGCGTATTTAACACTTGCGATTATTTTGTTTTGCATCGGCTTATTTGGAGCTTTAACAAAGCGAAATACAGTAATTGTATTAGTTTGTATCGAATTGATGTTAAACGCTGCCAATTTAAATTTAGTAGCGTTTAGTAAATTAGGCTTGTTTCCAAATTTAACAGGACAAATTTTTTCGCTGTTTACGATGTCTGTAGCGGCAGCGGAGGCAGCGGTAGGTCTTGCAATTTTGATTGCTTTGTACCGTAATCGCCCGACAGTTCATGTAGATGAGATGGATACGCTCAAAGGATAG
- a CDS encoding NADH-quinone oxidoreductase subunit J, which yields MNGEFVAFFILSLSAIIGGVLMLNLTKVMHMMLALVLTFLSIAGLYFLLSAEFIGVAQILLYSGAITIIMIFGIMLTKHNAENESRLTLRKWIIFFAVVAFGAVMYFAVNSIDFSNQSTQGSLPLHENNTLQIGTLLYSKYIIPFELTSVILLVALVGAIILAKKDEGEEDSHE from the coding sequence ATGAATGGCGAGTTTGTAGCATTCTTTATCCTATCCTTGTCTGCGATTATCGGCGGAGTGCTTATGCTGAACTTAACGAAAGTAATGCATATGATGCTGGCTCTTGTACTTACATTCCTTAGCATTGCAGGTTTGTACTTTCTCTTATCGGCCGAATTTATCGGAGTTGCACAAATTTTACTTTACTCTGGTGCGATCACTATTATTATGATTTTTGGCATTATGTTAACGAAACATAACGCGGAAAATGAATCGCGCCTTACTCTTCGAAAATGGATTATCTTCTTTGCGGTTGTAGCATTTGGAGCAGTTATGTATTTCGCTGTTAATAGTATCGATTTTTCAAATCAAAGCACACAAGGAAGTTTACCTCTCCATGAAAACAACACACTTCAAATCGGTACACTTCTCTATTCAAAATATATTATTCCATTCGAGTTAACCTCAGTTATTTTACTTGTAGCACTTGTAGGAGCGATTATCCTTGCGAAGAAGGATGAGGGAGAGGAGGATTCCCATGAGTAG
- a CDS encoding NADH-quinone oxidoreductase subunit C produces MSDPNKDLESMKREAARHAKEEARKRLAAKHEAEMSKLKGEHREKEKALPKDKRINVEEAKASALAKQKREGSEEVTDEDKAKAKAKAAAAAKAKAAALAKQKREGSEEVTDEEKVKAKAKAAAAAKAKAAALAKQKREGSEEVTDEEKVKAKAKAAAAAKAKAAALAKQKREGSEEVTDEEKVKAKAKAAAAAKAKAAALAKQKREGSEEVTDEEKAKAKAVAAAKAKAAALAKVKSSQGDGDSGDEKAKAIAAAKAKAAAAARAKGAVNKIEDEPQQEEPSVNQPYLNRYVEVVKEKIGEYALVDSYINKLSKDVPTLVAEPSKYYEVMELMRFHEGLAFDYMSEIHATDFVTHMEVYVHLFSYGKKQSVAVKVKLDREAPQVESVTPLWKGADWPEREAYDLLGIVFKGHPNLSRILMPDDWVGYPLRKDYEPYDVEV; encoded by the coding sequence ATGAGTGATCCAAATAAAGACTTAGAAAGCATGAAAAGAGAAGCAGCCCGTCATGCGAAAGAGGAAGCGCGAAAACGTCTTGCTGCGAAACATGAGGCGGAAATGTCTAAACTTAAAGGAGAACATCGAGAAAAAGAGAAAGCGCTACCAAAAGATAAGAGGATTAATGTAGAAGAAGCGAAAGCCTCAGCACTAGCGAAGCAAAAGCGAGAAGGAAGCGAAGAAGTAACGGACGAAGACAAAGCAAAAGCGAAGGCGAAAGCCGCAGCAGCTGCAAAAGCGAAAGCAGCGGCACTAGCGAAGCAAAAGCGAGAAGGGTCAGAAGAAGTAACGGACGAAGAAAAAGTCAAAGCGAAGGCGAAAGCTGCAGCAGCTGCAAAAGCGAAAGCAGCGGCACTAGCGAAGCAAAAGCGAGAAGGGTCAGAAGAGGTAACGGACGAAGAAAAAGTCAAAGCGAAGGCGAAAGCTGCAGCAGCTGCAAAAGCGAAAGCAGCGGCACTAGCGAAGCAAAAGCGAGAAGGGTCAGAAGAGGTAACGGACGAAGAAAAAGTCAAAGCGAAGGCGAAAGCTGCAGCAGCTGCAAAAGCGAAAGCAGCGGCACTAGCGAAGCAAAAGCGAGAAGGAAGCGAAGAAGTAACGGACGAAGAAAAAGCGAAGGCAAAGGCTGTAGCAGCTGCAAAAGCAAAAGCGGCAGCGTTGGCGAAAGTAAAATCCTCACAAGGTGATGGGGATTCAGGGGATGAGAAAGCAAAGGCAATTGCAGCCGCGAAAGCGAAAGCCGCTGCTGCAGCAAGGGCAAAGGGAGCTGTAAATAAGATAGAAGATGAACCGCAGCAGGAAGAACCATCAGTTAACCAACCATATTTAAATCGCTATGTGGAGGTTGTTAAGGAGAAGATAGGGGAATATGCATTAGTAGATTCCTATATTAATAAGCTTTCAAAAGATGTTCCAACTCTTGTGGCGGAGCCTTCAAAATATTATGAAGTGATGGAATTAATGCGATTCCATGAGGGGCTTGCTTTTGATTATATGTCAGAGATACATGCGACGGATTTTGTGACACATATGGAAGTGTATGTTCATTTATTTTCATATGGAAAGAAACAGTCAGTAGCAGTGAAGGTAAAGCTGGATAGGGAAGCGCCGCAAGTAGAATCGGTGACGCCGCTTTGGAAAGGGGCAGATTGGCCGGAGCGTGAAGCGTATGATTTGCTCGGTATTGTGTTTAAAGGTCATCCTAATTTATCTCGCATTTTAATGCCGGATGATTGGGTAGGGTATCCGCTTAGGAAAGATTATGAACCGTATGATGTGGAGGTGTAG
- the nuoI gene encoding NADH-quinone oxidoreductase subunit NuoI: MKGLFKGLKYTLSNLSKKKVTYDYPNQPLPLPDRFRGIQKFYPEKCIVCNQCSNICPTDCIQLTGKKHPDPTKKGKIIDTYDINFEICILCDLCTEVCPTEAIVMTNNFELAEYSRDDLFKNLQWLDENDENVRKENKA, from the coding sequence ATGAAAGGACTATTTAAAGGGTTAAAATATACGCTTAGTAATTTGAGTAAGAAAAAGGTGACGTATGATTATCCGAATCAGCCGCTACCATTACCAGACCGCTTTCGGGGTATTCAAAAGTTTTATCCAGAGAAATGTATTGTTTGTAATCAGTGTTCCAACATTTGTCCGACAGATTGCATTCAATTAACAGGAAAAAAACATCCTGATCCTACGAAAAAAGGAAAAATCATCGACACGTATGATATTAATTTTGAAATTTGTATTCTTTGCGATTTATGTACAGAAGTTTGCCCGACAGAGGCGATTGTAATGACAAATAACTTTGAACTCGCAGAGTATTCACGTGATGATTTATTTAAAAACTTGCAGTGGCTTGACGAGAACGACGAGAACGTCAGGAAGGAGAATAAAGCATGA
- the nuoA gene encoding NADH-quinone oxidoreductase subunit NuoA has protein sequence MASVYENSYMIVLIFLLLGILLPVVALTLGKMLRPNKPSAAKATTYESGIEPFHDANIRFHARYYIFALLFVIFDVETLFLYPWAVAYDKLGLFALIEMLIFVVMLLVGLAYAWKKKVLQWL, from the coding sequence ATGGCAAGTGTATATGAAAATAGTTATATGATCGTTTTGATTTTCTTGCTATTAGGTATATTGCTGCCGGTAGTGGCTCTTACATTAGGGAAAATGCTGCGTCCAAATAAACCGAGTGCAGCGAAAGCGACGACGTATGAGAGTGGAATTGAGCCTTTTCATGATGCTAATATTCGGTTTCATGCTCGTTATTATATTTTCGCTTTATTGTTCGTCATCTTTGATGTAGAAACTTTATTTTTATATCCATGGGCTGTTGCATATGACAAGCTTGGTTTATTTGCACTGATTGAAATGCTCATTTTTGTTGTGATGTTGCTAGTTGGATTAGCGTATGCTTGGAAAAAGAAGGTGTTACAATGGTTATAA
- the nuoH gene encoding NADH-quinone oxidoreductase subunit NuoH, which translates to MIETLLQSPSSWTNFFIFFGLAVLLLFAVLGFVTYGILAERKVMGFMQGRIGPNQVGGRFGLLQTVADVLKLLLKEDSIPKAADKPLFILAPVIAFAPAFMVLAVIPFTDKFQFADIGVGLLYYIAISGITTIGVVTGGWASNNKYSLLGGMRAAAQMISYEIPLVMSVIGVVLLAGSLNLNEIVAAQEKVWYIFAQPIGFVVFLIAAVAELNRTPFDLPEAESELVSGYHTEYSGFRWAFFMLSEYVYFFGMASLTTVLFLGGWNPVMFLGFIPGAVWFALKFSSVVFLLIWFRVTFPRIRGDQLMEFGWKVLLPIALANIFLTALIKELFF; encoded by the coding sequence ATGATTGAGACGCTCTTACAATCACCTTCAAGTTGGACGAATTTCTTCATTTTTTTCGGATTAGCGGTGCTTCTATTATTTGCAGTCCTTGGCTTCGTTACATACGGTATTTTGGCAGAACGGAAAGTGATGGGGTTTATGCAAGGACGGATTGGACCAAACCAAGTTGGGGGCCGGTTCGGTTTACTACAAACGGTAGCTGATGTTTTGAAACTATTATTAAAAGAAGATAGCATTCCGAAAGCTGCTGATAAACCGTTGTTTATATTAGCACCTGTTATTGCATTCGCACCAGCATTTATGGTGCTTGCGGTTATCCCATTTACTGATAAATTTCAGTTCGCGGATATTGGCGTAGGATTACTGTATTACATTGCTATTTCTGGGATTACGACGATCGGAGTTGTAACTGGGGGATGGGCATCAAATAATAAATATTCCCTTTTAGGAGGGATGCGCGCAGCAGCGCAAATGATTTCTTATGAGATTCCACTTGTGATGAGTGTAATTGGCGTCGTTTTGTTAGCAGGTAGTCTTAATTTAAATGAGATTGTAGCGGCGCAGGAGAAGGTATGGTACATTTTCGCACAGCCAATCGGTTTCGTCGTTTTCTTAATCGCGGCAGTTGCAGAGTTAAATAGGACACCGTTTGATTTACCCGAAGCGGAGTCAGAACTTGTTTCTGGATACCATACAGAATACTCAGGGTTTCGCTGGGCGTTTTTCATGCTTTCAGAGTATGTGTATTTCTTCGGGATGGCATCTTTAACTACAGTACTCTTTTTAGGAGGCTGGAACCCAGTTATGTTCCTTGGATTTATTCCAGGAGCAGTATGGTTTGCTTTGAAATTCAGCAGTGTGGTCTTTCTGTTAATTTGGTTCCGCGTTACGTTCCCGCGTATAAGAGGTGACCAGTTAATGGAGTTTGGCTGGAAAGTATTATTACCAATCGCACTTGCAAATATTTTCTTAACGGCATTGATTAAGGAGCTATTCTTCTAA
- a CDS encoding EAL domain-containing protein, with product MKKQTHVSILISISLLYIAIHYVSMSFLYEYALPFQIVTGISTILIDITICSYIFYFSNIKQGLSRLFWITLTIGSFSYFIGDIVVAYQRLILHDYYTFVDPSDFFYLLFLISFAFAVLYEIIYGRDLLEQLFTICDICIIVTAQFTLSYYLLIERTIHIFTTSYIDMLVQLTYPMADLLFLLIGINLLFRPLFLLPKQVGALLGSALILYATTDAIYAYIKYFQPEHSMFTVAPFYQVTLLLVAIACILHTKEPEKQEQVLLTPQFGESIRLSLPYISVVMLIVFILVENVFAPIVVIGLMVTFAFVLIRHTLVRRQNKILLLAQMQFSLELEKQIELRTEDLVEQKNELYHNQQMFKSLYEHHPDPIFTLDLYGNFLNVNNAGTTLLGYQTNELLNQPYYSLMYEEDLEEIINAFHHVKKGTSISLEIRAYHKNKDIYYLHVTAVPIFLKEHISGAYLMIKDITESKQQQEQINFLAYHDTLTELANRRSFHQQLEKAIARAKISKRPFAVMFLDLDRFKVINDTLGHRVGDLLLIAVAKRLERISTSNMKLARLAGDEFTILIEDYKEDRDIQKIADMIVLSMNEPFEIENQHLQISPSIGIAIYPEAGEDPLSILQHADMAMYETKNKGKNGSSLYTKELYKKMERKARIEKDLPLALVNKEFFLVYQPQVDITTNKIIGAEALIRWKHPLLGDISPCEFIPIVEETPQVIPLGHWVLRESCRQLKIWQSFGYTNLKMSVNLSAKEFQQNQLIENISRILKDVEIDPKDVTLELTERIAMIDEKETLSRLKQLKEYGIQTSIDDFGTGYSSLAYLSIFPIDTLKVPKEFTQLADHRPEERAIVSTILSLANTLNLSVVAEGIETEKQLKFLQKNNCKYMQGYYFSKPLTSKEFIRFLQKTPSMNQ from the coding sequence ATGAAAAAACAAACACATGTAAGTATTCTTATAAGCATTTCATTGTTGTATATAGCTATTCATTACGTATCAATGTCCTTTTTATATGAGTACGCACTCCCATTTCAAATAGTAACTGGAATAAGTACCATATTAATTGATATTACAATTTGCAGTTATATATTTTATTTTTCAAATATAAAACAAGGGTTATCTCGTTTGTTTTGGATAACATTAACTATCGGATCCTTCTCTTATTTCATCGGCGATATAGTAGTTGCTTATCAACGCTTGATTCTGCATGACTACTATACATTCGTTGATCCATCAGACTTTTTTTACTTATTATTTTTAATTAGCTTTGCATTTGCCGTTCTATATGAAATTATTTATGGCCGAGACTTATTGGAACAGCTTTTTACGATATGTGATATTTGTATTATTGTTACAGCTCAATTTACTTTAAGCTACTATTTGCTTATTGAAAGAACCATTCATATTTTTACAACATCATATATCGACATGCTTGTTCAACTCACGTATCCAATGGCTGATTTACTCTTTCTTCTAATAGGAATCAATCTTTTATTCAGACCATTATTCTTACTACCAAAACAAGTTGGCGCTCTTCTTGGCAGTGCTTTAATTTTGTATGCTACTACGGATGCTATTTATGCTTATATAAAATACTTCCAGCCTGAGCACTCTATGTTCACAGTTGCTCCATTCTATCAAGTAACCTTATTATTGGTAGCAATCGCTTGTATACTTCACACAAAAGAGCCCGAAAAACAAGAACAAGTATTACTAACGCCTCAATTTGGTGAATCAATCCGATTATCATTACCGTATATTTCTGTCGTGATGCTTATTGTTTTTATATTGGTCGAAAATGTTTTTGCACCTATCGTAGTAATTGGACTTATGGTAACTTTCGCCTTCGTTCTCATACGCCATACGTTAGTTCGAAGACAAAATAAAATATTATTGCTAGCACAAATGCAATTCAGCTTAGAACTCGAGAAACAAATTGAACTACGTACAGAAGATTTAGTAGAACAAAAAAATGAGTTATATCATAACCAACAAATGTTTAAATCTTTATACGAGCATCATCCAGATCCAATTTTCACATTAGATTTGTACGGTAATTTTCTAAATGTGAACAACGCTGGAACTACTTTACTCGGTTATCAAACGAATGAATTATTAAACCAACCATACTATTCACTTATGTATGAAGAAGATTTGGAAGAAATCATTAATGCCTTTCATCACGTAAAAAAAGGGACCTCTATTTCTTTAGAAATACGGGCATATCATAAAAATAAAGATATTTACTATTTACATGTTACAGCTGTTCCCATCTTTTTAAAGGAACATATTTCTGGGGCCTATTTAATGATTAAAGATATTACAGAAAGCAAGCAGCAACAAGAGCAAATTAATTTCCTAGCATATCACGATACTTTAACGGAACTTGCGAATCGCCGTTCATTTCATCAACAGTTAGAAAAGGCAATTGCACGAGCAAAAATATCGAAAAGACCTTTTGCTGTTATGTTTCTAGACCTAGATCGCTTTAAAGTTATTAATGATACTCTCGGTCACCGGGTAGGAGATCTTCTATTAATTGCAGTAGCAAAAAGACTAGAACGAATATCGACGTCAAATATGAAACTTGCTCGGTTAGCTGGGGATGAATTCACAATTCTTATAGAAGATTATAAAGAAGATAGAGATATACAAAAAATAGCTGATATGATTGTACTATCTATGAATGAGCCATTCGAAATTGAAAATCAACACTTACAAATCTCGCCAAGTATCGGGATTGCAATATACCCAGAAGCAGGCGAAGATCCGTTATCTATTTTACAACATGCTGATATGGCCATGTACGAAACCAAAAATAAAGGAAAGAATGGTAGCTCACTTTATACGAAAGAGTTATATAAAAAAATGGAGCGAAAAGCTCGAATTGAAAAAGATTTACCACTTGCTTTAGTAAATAAAGAATTCTTTCTCGTCTATCAACCACAAGTTGACATTACAACGAATAAAATCATCGGTGCCGAAGCTTTAATCCGTTGGAAACATCCACTATTAGGTGACATTTCACCATGTGAGTTCATTCCAATTGTGGAAGAGACTCCGCAGGTCATCCCACTTGGACATTGGGTGTTAAGAGAATCTTGTCGTCAACTAAAAATATGGCAAAGTTTTGGATACACAAACTTAAAAATGAGTGTCAATTTATCAGCGAAAGAATTTCAACAAAATCAATTAATCGAAAATATTTCACGAATACTAAAGGACGTTGAGATTGACCCGAAAGATGTAACACTTGAACTAACAGAACGAATTGCGATGATTGATGAAAAAGAAACATTATCTAGACTAAAGCAATTAAAAGAATATGGTATTCAAACGTCCATTGATGACTTCGGTACCGGCTATTCTTCTCTTGCTTATTTATCAATTTTCCCTATCGATACATTAAAAGTACCAAAAGAATTTACACAACTAGCCGACCATCGACCTGAAGAAAGAGCTATCGTTTCCACTATCCTTTCTCTTGCAAATACTTTAAATCTCTCCGTCGTTGCTGAAGGAATTGAAACAGAAAAACAGCTTAAATTCCTACAAAAAAACAACTGTAAATACATGCAAGGTTACTATTTCAGTAAACCTCTAACAAGTAAAGAATTTATAAGATTTCTACAAAAAACACCCAGTATGAACCAATAG